Proteins encoded by one window of Mesorhizobium sp. INR15:
- a CDS encoding FAD-binding oxidoreductase — protein MSSETQRLLSELGSQLGAGAILAGSDVDQRYRDDPDGKLGVLPEVVLRPRDTAGVATALAACNRLGQPVVVQGGRTGLTGSARVQPSEVVLSLERMTSLAAPDQQAASIVAEAGATLQAVQETADGAGLMFGVDIGARGSATVGGNIATNAGGIRVLRYGMYRAQVLGLEAVLADGSVLTSLKGLPKDNSGYDLSQLFIGTEGTLGVVTRAALRLHPKPASEVNAFCALPSLDAAIALLGLLRQKLGPLLSAYEVNFAPLYDAMVATMAMPAPLPAGSPVYVLAEIQGSEPERDAERFAEVLMQAVEDGVIDDVVVSQSPREFRALWDVREDANRLLFSMKDLIGVDISIPLARMGAFLRETEAAIRAVDPGADIYVFGHLGDGNLHYQVRTGDLAAAYDIVYRSVAAAGGGVSAEHGIGLDKKKWLHLVRSDAEIATMRRLKAALDPNTILNPGRVFDLAPSALR, from the coding sequence ATGTCGTCTGAAACGCAAAGGCTTCTCTCTGAACTCGGCAGCCAACTTGGCGCGGGCGCCATACTCGCCGGCTCTGACGTTGATCAGCGCTATCGCGACGATCCCGACGGCAAGCTCGGCGTGCTTCCTGAAGTGGTGCTGCGCCCGCGTGATACGGCTGGCGTCGCCACGGCGCTTGCCGCATGCAACCGTCTTGGCCAGCCTGTCGTCGTTCAGGGTGGGCGCACCGGGCTGACCGGCTCTGCCCGCGTGCAGCCCAGCGAAGTGGTGTTGTCGCTTGAGCGTATGACCAGCCTTGCCGCACCCGACCAGCAGGCGGCAAGTATCGTCGCGGAAGCAGGCGCAACCCTGCAGGCTGTGCAGGAAACGGCTGACGGTGCCGGGCTGATGTTCGGCGTCGACATCGGCGCGCGCGGCTCGGCCACGGTCGGCGGCAATATCGCCACCAATGCCGGTGGCATCCGCGTGCTGCGCTACGGCATGTACCGCGCGCAGGTGCTGGGGCTGGAAGCCGTGCTTGCCGATGGCAGCGTGCTAACCTCGCTCAAAGGCCTGCCCAAGGACAATTCCGGCTATGACCTCAGCCAGCTGTTCATTGGCACCGAAGGCACGCTTGGCGTGGTCACGCGCGCGGCACTGAGGCTGCACCCGAAGCCGGCTTCGGAAGTGAATGCTTTCTGCGCGCTTCCATCGCTTGATGCGGCCATCGCGCTGCTCGGCCTGCTGCGGCAAAAACTCGGCCCGCTGCTGTCGGCCTACGAAGTCAATTTCGCCCCGCTCTATGACGCGATGGTTGCCACCATGGCCATGCCGGCACCACTGCCGGCCGGGTCGCCCGTCTATGTGCTGGCCGAGATCCAGGGCAGCGAACCGGAGCGCGATGCCGAGCGTTTCGCCGAGGTGCTGATGCAGGCGGTCGAGGATGGCGTGATCGATGATGTCGTCGTCTCGCAGTCACCGCGTGAATTCCGCGCGCTGTGGGATGTGCGCGAGGACGCCAACCGTCTGCTGTTTTCGATGAAGGATCTGATCGGCGTCGATATCAGCATTCCGCTGGCGCGCATGGGAGCTTTCCTGCGGGAAACGGAAGCCGCCATCCGCGCCGTCGATCCCGGCGCCGACATCTATGTCTTCGGCCATCTCGGCGACGGCAATCTGCACTATCAGGTTCGCACCGGGGATCTGGCCGCGGCATATGACATCGTCTACCGCAGCGTGGCCGCGGCCGGTGGCGGCGTCTCGGCCGAACATGGCATCGGCCTCGACAAGAAGAAGTGGCTGCACCTGGTGCGCAGCGATGCTGAAATCGCCACGATGCGCCGGCTGAAGGCGGCGCTTGACCCCAACACCATCCTCAATCCCGGTCGCGTCTTTGATCTTGCGCCGTCTGCGCTACGGTGA
- a CDS encoding ABC transporter substrate-binding protein, protein MRKTILQLTTALALVTMASVAHAADCKITVGLVMELTGPAGEYGQAGAKSVEMAFRDINDAGGVRGCDLVTDTRDSQSQGNIAVDAATQLVQVKKVPVIIGGIISSVSIPILTSVTAPAKIVQVSPASSSPTLTALGRDGKTNGIFFRTITSDALQGVAAAKYAVDKGFKKLSIIHVNNDFGVNMVAEFSRAYKALGGTIVSDTPYNEKQSSYASEVTAAMGGEPDGLYLVSTPVDGATVARTWISQGGVQKFLLNDGMNSPDFIESVGADYLKEAYGTSSGTSPTASTDYFMKNYKTFSGIEPSNPAADRSYDAGAIVGLAIAIAGSEDPAKIKDAMYKAVDPAGTPIFAGKEEFAKALGLIKDGKPIRYEGVIGPVAFDKYGDITGPFRLWKIVDGKVTTDGEMTTDDVNALQAKLQ, encoded by the coding sequence ATGAGAAAGACGATACTCCAACTCACCACCGCGCTCGCTCTCGTGACGATGGCCAGCGTCGCCCACGCGGCGGACTGCAAGATCACCGTCGGCCTTGTCATGGAACTGACAGGACCGGCCGGCGAATACGGCCAGGCCGGCGCAAAGTCGGTCGAAATGGCTTTCCGTGACATCAATGATGCCGGCGGCGTGCGCGGCTGCGATCTTGTCACCGACACCCGCGACAGCCAGAGCCAGGGCAACATCGCCGTCGACGCCGCCACCCAGCTGGTGCAGGTCAAGAAGGTGCCTGTCATCATCGGCGGCATCATCTCTTCGGTGTCGATCCCAATCCTGACCTCGGTGACCGCGCCGGCCAAGATCGTCCAGGTGTCGCCGGCTTCGTCCTCGCCGACGCTGACTGCGCTCGGCCGTGACGGCAAGACCAACGGCATCTTCTTCCGCACCATCACGTCGGATGCGCTGCAAGGTGTTGCCGCAGCCAAATACGCCGTCGACAAGGGCTTCAAGAAGCTGTCAATCATCCATGTCAACAACGACTTCGGCGTCAACATGGTGGCCGAATTCTCACGCGCCTACAAAGCGCTCGGCGGCACCATCGTGTCCGACACGCCCTACAATGAAAAGCAGTCGAGCTATGCTTCGGAAGTCACGGCGGCGATGGGCGGCGAGCCGGACGGGCTCTACCTCGTCAGCACGCCTGTCGACGGCGCGACGGTTGCCCGCACTTGGATCTCGCAAGGCGGCGTGCAGAAATTCCTGCTCAATGACGGCATGAACAGCCCCGATTTCATCGAGTCCGTTGGCGCCGATTATCTGAAGGAAGCCTATGGCACGTCGTCCGGCACCAGCCCGACGGCCTCCACCGATTACTTCATGAAGAACTACAAGACCTTCTCCGGCATCGAGCCGTCCAATCCGGCGGCGGATCGTTCCTATGATGCCGGCGCCATCGTGGGCTTGGCCATCGCCATTGCCGGCTCCGAAGACCCCGCCAAGATCAAGGATGCCATGTACAAGGCGGTCGACCCGGCCGGCACGCCGATCTTTGCCGGCAAGGAAGAATTCGCCAAGGCGCTCGGCCTGATCAAGGACGGCAAGCCGATCCGCTACGAAGGCGTCATCGGCCCGGTTGCCTTCGACAAGTATGGCGACATCACCGGTCCGTTCCGCCTCTGGAAGATCGTCGACGGCAAGGTTACCACCGACGGCGAAATGACCACCGACGACGTCAACGCCTTGCAGGCGAAGCTGCAGTAG
- a CDS encoding DUF4440 domain-containing protein: MSVIDETLFSKASAEVVDLHRLFVDWFVAARADTVDFSRFERVMGEGFGMVTPDGQVLDRGAVVDHVRSSRAACDDGFAIAIEDIRPGWQDGDTIVVFYVEAQLRDGKANRRQSSAVFTTSSSAPNGVQWRHLHETWLQVPER, from the coding sequence ATGAGCGTCATCGACGAGACCCTGTTTTCCAAGGCCAGCGCCGAGGTGGTCGACCTGCATCGCCTGTTCGTCGACTGGTTTGTCGCGGCACGGGCCGACACAGTCGACTTCAGCCGCTTCGAGCGCGTCATGGGCGAAGGCTTCGGCATGGTGACGCCGGACGGCCAGGTTCTCGATCGCGGCGCGGTTGTTGACCATGTCCGCTCGAGCCGTGCTGCCTGCGACGACGGCTTTGCCATTGCCATCGAGGACATCCGGCCCGGCTGGCAAGACGGCGACACGATCGTCGTCTTCTATGTCGAGGCGCAACTGCGCGACGGCAAGGCGAACCGTCGCCAATCCAGTGCCGTTTTCACCACCAGTTCATCGGCGCCCAACGGCGTCCAATGGCGACATCTGCATGAAACCTGGCTGCAGGTGCCGGAACGCTGA
- a CDS encoding aldo/keto reductase, protein MGGKSFELGPGYTISRVIRGGWQLAGGHGAIDRQQAVTDLIATFDAGIRTYDCADIYTGVEELIGAARLRLAAERGLDVAAKMKVHTKMVPDLERLAGISRDYIRGIVDQSLRRLKTERIDLVQFHWWDYAQPRYVDAMGWLNELRVEGKLRNLGTTNFDTPRLAEILAAGIPLVSQQLQYSVLDQRPANSLAELARRNGVSFLCYGSVAGGFLSDKWLDVEEPAMPLENRSLVKYKLIIDDFGGWDLFQLLLRTLKAVGDRHGVDIATIASAWVLEQPQVAAVIVGARNQAHALANARIMDITLDAEDMALIAAVIAQSHGLQGDVYTLERDRHGRHGSIMHYNLNAGRT, encoded by the coding sequence ATGGGCGGAAAATCCTTCGAACTCGGGCCCGGCTATACGATTTCACGCGTCATTCGCGGCGGCTGGCAGCTCGCCGGCGGCCACGGCGCCATCGATCGCCAGCAGGCCGTGACCGACCTGATTGCCACTTTCGACGCCGGCATCCGAACCTATGACTGCGCCGATATCTATACCGGGGTCGAAGAGCTGATTGGCGCGGCGCGACTACGGCTGGCCGCCGAACGCGGGCTCGACGTCGCTGCCAAAATGAAGGTCCACACCAAGATGGTGCCCGACCTCGAACGGCTTGCCGGCATCAGCCGCGACTACATCAGGGGCATCGTCGATCAGTCGCTGCGGCGGCTGAAGACCGAGCGGATTGACCTCGTGCAGTTCCATTGGTGGGATTACGCACAGCCGCGCTATGTCGATGCGATGGGCTGGCTCAACGAGCTTCGTGTCGAAGGCAAGTTGCGCAATCTCGGCACCACCAATTTCGACACGCCGCGGCTGGCCGAAATCCTCGCCGCCGGCATCCCGTTGGTCAGCCAGCAATTGCAATATTCCGTACTCGATCAGCGGCCGGCCAACAGCCTTGCCGAGCTTGCGAGGCGGAACGGCGTCAGCTTCCTTTGCTATGGCTCCGTGGCGGGCGGCTTCCTCAGCGACAAATGGCTTGATGTCGAAGAGCCTGCCATGCCCCTCGAGAACCGCTCACTGGTCAAATACAAGCTGATCATCGACGATTTCGGCGGCTGGGACCTGTTCCAGCTGTTGCTGAGGACATTGAAAGCGGTAGGCGATCGACACGGTGTCGACATCGCAACCATTGCCAGCGCCTGGGTGCTCGAACAGCCGCAAGTGGCGGCCGTCATCGTCGGCGCCCGCAATCAGGCGCATGCGCTGGCCAATGCCAGGATCATGGACATCACGCTCGACGCCGAGGACATGGCGCTGATCGCCGCCGTCATCGCGCAAAGCCATGGTCTTCAGGGTGATGTATACACACTGGAGCGCGACCGCCACGGCCGCCACGGCTCGATCATGCACTACAATTTGAACGCAGGCCGGACATGA
- a CDS encoding TIGR04076 family protein: MADDGFELFDLRVEAVIPKGKPIYCGAREGDYFELKGEMLSLPAGQGFSIYSLAAVLPLLAAKQRPTDRNDWMTSDAEIACPDPNCASRLRIVRLAKRSFSHAETTAVPLPKEND, translated from the coding sequence ATGGCCGACGACGGTTTCGAACTCTTCGATCTTCGCGTCGAAGCGGTGATCCCCAAGGGCAAGCCGATTTATTGCGGCGCCAGGGAGGGCGACTATTTCGAGCTGAAGGGCGAGATGCTGTCGCTGCCGGCAGGGCAGGGCTTTTCGATCTATTCGCTTGCCGCCGTGTTGCCCTTGCTGGCGGCCAAGCAGCGCCCGACCGACAGGAACGACTGGATGACCTCGGATGCCGAGATCGCCTGTCCTGATCCCAATTGCGCCAGCCGGCTGCGGATCGTGAGGTTGGCCAAGCGCAGCTTCAGCCATGCCGAAACGACAGCTGTGCCACTGCCGAAGGAGAATGATTAG
- a CDS encoding DUF3830 family protein: protein MTKPAILITEPRSKLSVTALLLPEKAPENAAFLSAYLSMPRVVAGIHAMWTGPEISCPVPSADLEGQAYARPLPAENATLNPQPGDIVLAYVPPRMWGGNPNAIFDIGLYYGQGARLLFPIGWLAGSVVAQVLAEEREQFAAACGIIRRNGACDVTFSLVEV, encoded by the coding sequence ATGACCAAGCCAGCGATCCTGATCACCGAGCCGCGCTCCAAACTTTCCGTCACGGCGCTGTTGCTGCCGGAGAAGGCGCCGGAAAACGCTGCCTTCCTCTCGGCATATCTCAGCATGCCACGCGTTGTTGCCGGCATTCATGCGATGTGGACCGGGCCGGAAATTTCATGCCCGGTTCCATCCGCCGACCTCGAAGGCCAAGCCTATGCCCGGCCCTTGCCGGCAGAGAACGCGACGCTCAACCCGCAGCCGGGCGACATCGTGCTGGCCTATGTGCCGCCACGCATGTGGGGCGGCAATCCCAACGCGATTTTCGACATCGGCCTCTACTACGGGCAGGGTGCGCGCCTTCTGTTCCCGATCGGCTGGCTGGCCGGCAGCGTGGTGGCGCAAGTGCTTGCCGAGGAGCGTGAACAGTTCGCCGCCGCATGCGGCATCATCCGCCGCAACGGCGCCTGCGACGTCACCTTTAGCCTGGTGGAGGTCTGA
- a CDS encoding GntR family transcriptional regulator yields the protein MQKAAIEKNNEAIAAQLAPVGRETVQDRVYSELRRALIGGLFEPSQVLTIRGLADALVTSTMPVREALGRLITEKALEALPNRSVRVPPITLDRLDDLLRARILIEGEAIALAAARMGPRQIATIETILGEWDEMRALKHKKDVDREVTLNQSFHFEIYRSCGSAVLIPMIESLWLQSGPCIRVAIYAFSEAGEVDTAQHHRSIVTALATQDAQSARESLVADISRPFTFLRSKLQTSALKDLT from the coding sequence ATGCAAAAGGCCGCTATCGAAAAGAACAATGAGGCGATCGCTGCCCAGCTTGCGCCGGTTGGCCGCGAAACCGTGCAGGACCGCGTCTATTCGGAACTGCGCCGCGCCCTGATCGGCGGCCTGTTCGAGCCGAGCCAAGTGCTGACCATCCGTGGCCTCGCCGATGCGCTGGTCACATCGACCATGCCGGTGCGCGAGGCGCTCGGACGGCTGATTACCGAAAAGGCCCTGGAGGCGCTGCCCAACCGTTCGGTGCGCGTGCCGCCGATCACGCTCGATCGCCTTGATGACCTGTTACGCGCCCGGATCCTGATCGAGGGCGAGGCGATCGCGCTGGCCGCCGCGCGCATGGGACCACGCCAGATCGCCACCATCGAGACCATCCTTGGCGAATGGGACGAGATGCGGGCGCTGAAGCACAAGAAGGATGTCGATCGCGAAGTGACGCTCAACCAGAGTTTTCACTTCGAGATTTATCGTTCCTGCGGTTCGGCCGTGCTGATCCCGATGATCGAGAGCCTATGGCTGCAATCCGGGCCCTGTATCCGTGTCGCCATCTACGCCTTTTCGGAAGCCGGCGAGGTCGACACCGCCCAACATCACCGCAGCATCGTCACGGCGCTCGCCACGCAGGATGCGCAGTCGGCACGCGAGTCCCTGGTCGCCGACATCAGCCGGCCCTTCACCTTCCTGCGCAGCAAGCTGCAAACCTCCGCCTTGAAAGATCTTACATGA
- a CDS encoding ABC transporter ATP-binding protein, which translates to MSEATERQGAGSRAPVLTARNVVRRFGGLVAVNDVSFDVRSGEILGLIGPNGAGKTTMFDLLAGSILPTSGEILLNGALVSGEAAHRRIGRGLGRTFQIPRPLPNLTLVENIMLAAQGQSGERLLANFLTPGRVAAEERIGKKKALELLELVSLTRLAHEPARVLSGGQRKLLELARVMMADPAIILLDEPAAGVNATLLEVIIDRIRDINARGITFLLIEHNIDMVTRLCHRVLVMASGQLLSEGTAEEVARDPRVIEAYLGGAA; encoded by the coding sequence ATGAGCGAGGCAACCGAACGGCAGGGAGCGGGAAGCCGCGCGCCGGTTCTGACGGCGAGGAACGTCGTCAGGCGGTTCGGCGGTCTTGTCGCGGTCAACGATGTTTCGTTCGATGTGCGGTCCGGGGAAATCCTTGGCCTGATCGGGCCGAACGGCGCCGGCAAGACGACGATGTTCGATCTTCTCGCCGGCAGCATCCTGCCAACCAGCGGTGAAATCCTGCTCAACGGCGCGTTGGTCTCCGGTGAAGCCGCGCATCGCCGCATCGGACGTGGCCTTGGCCGCACGTTCCAGATTCCTCGGCCGTTGCCGAACCTGACGCTGGTCGAAAACATCATGCTGGCCGCGCAAGGTCAGTCCGGCGAAAGGCTTCTCGCCAACTTCCTGACACCCGGACGGGTCGCCGCCGAAGAGAGGATCGGCAAGAAGAAGGCGCTGGAATTGCTCGAACTGGTGTCGCTCACCCGCCTCGCGCATGAGCCGGCACGCGTGCTCTCCGGCGGCCAGCGCAAATTGCTCGAACTTGCCCGCGTCATGATGGCCGATCCGGCGATCATCCTGCTCGATGAGCCCGCCGCCGGCGTCAACGCAACGCTGCTCGAGGTCATCATCGACCGCATCCGCGACATCAACGCGCGCGGCATCACCTTCCTGCTGATCGAGCACAATATCGACATGGTGACGCGGCTCTGCCATCGCGTCCTGGTCATGGCGAGCGGGCAGCTGCTCAGCGAAGGCACGGCGGAAGAGGTCGCCCGTGATCCACGCGTCATCGAGGCCTATCTTGGCGGTGCCGCATGA
- a CDS encoding ABC transporter ATP-binding protein produces MSETVLDVRDLEAGYEPGVPIVRGASIVVRKGEIVVVLGPNGAGKSSFIKAIAGLVPITGGTVLLDGKDITAAPAHTMVRLGLAFVPQTENIFPLMSVEDNLRVACGILERRDIPGRIEEMYAAFPDLVRQRRTAAGNLSGGQRQMLAVARALIVHPKVLVLDEPSAGLSPKFVSMVFEMLAGIRKSGVTILLVEQNAKAALAIGDRAYVLVEGKDRHEGVASELWNDPVVAELYLGQRPLHGKGSAA; encoded by the coding sequence ATGAGCGAGACCGTCCTGGATGTTCGCGATCTCGAGGCCGGCTATGAGCCGGGCGTGCCGATCGTGCGCGGCGCCTCGATCGTCGTGAGGAAAGGTGAGATCGTCGTCGTGCTCGGGCCCAATGGCGCCGGCAAATCAAGTTTCATCAAGGCCATAGCCGGCCTTGTGCCGATCACCGGCGGCACGGTGCTGCTGGATGGCAAGGACATCACCGCCGCTCCCGCTCACACCATGGTCCGGCTCGGCCTCGCTTTCGTCCCGCAAACAGAGAACATCTTCCCGCTGATGTCGGTCGAGGACAATCTCAGGGTTGCCTGCGGCATCCTCGAGCGGCGCGACATCCCCGGCCGTATCGAGGAAATGTATGCCGCATTCCCCGACCTTGTGCGTCAACGCAGAACCGCCGCAGGCAACCTTTCAGGCGGCCAGCGCCAGATGCTGGCCGTCGCGCGGGCGCTGATCGTCCATCCCAAGGTGCTGGTGCTCGACGAACCTTCCGCCGGCCTGTCGCCCAAATTCGTGTCGATGGTGTTCGAGATGCTGGCCGGCATCCGCAAGTCCGGCGTGACCATCCTTCTGGTCGAACAGAACGCCAAAGCCGCGCTTGCCATCGGCGACCGCGCCTATGTGCTGGTCGAAGGCAAGGACCGGCACGAGGGCGTTGCTTCCGAGCTCTGGAACGACCCGGTCGTCGCCGAGCTCTATCTGGGTCAGCGCCCTCTGCATGGCAAAGGGAGCGCGGCATGA
- a CDS encoding branched-chain amino acid ABC transporter permease, protein MNLQFVVDGLLTGSMIGLGAIGVTLTYSILRFSNFAHGDFMAWGTYATLAVVSAIGAMVGKVAPIGPLSFGWPLIVALIAGMVFTALLALLLDKVLFSRLRSQGQAIIVVMASFGASMALRSLLEFSFSSRPTYFSRAIQIAMPVGFGIRITPDQIALLCLTAILVLGVHLLMTRTQTGRSMQALSQNAALARIVGIDVASVVRVTWIIGGALACVAGVMIGILVQIRPFMGFDMLLPMFAAAILGGIGSIPGAVLGGLIIGLAEAGAVQLIGAEWRAAVSFIILMAVLFVRPIGLFGVRER, encoded by the coding sequence ATGAACCTGCAATTTGTCGTCGACGGACTGCTGACCGGCTCGATGATCGGCCTCGGTGCGATCGGCGTGACGCTCACCTATTCGATCCTGCGCTTCTCCAATTTCGCCCATGGCGACTTCATGGCCTGGGGCACTTATGCAACGCTGGCCGTCGTCAGCGCCATCGGTGCGATGGTCGGCAAGGTCGCACCGATCGGTCCGCTCTCCTTCGGCTGGCCGCTGATCGTCGCGCTCATCGCCGGCATGGTGTTCACCGCCCTGCTGGCACTGCTGCTCGACAAGGTGCTGTTTTCGCGGCTGCGCTCACAAGGACAGGCAATCATCGTGGTGATGGCAAGCTTCGGCGCTTCGATGGCGCTCAGAAGCCTGCTCGAATTCAGCTTCAGCTCGCGGCCAACCTATTTCAGCCGGGCGATCCAGATCGCCATGCCGGTTGGCTTCGGCATCCGCATCACTCCCGACCAGATCGCGCTGCTCTGCCTAACCGCAATACTTGTGCTTGGCGTCCATCTGCTGATGACGCGCACGCAGACCGGGCGCTCCATGCAGGCCTTGAGCCAGAACGCGGCCCTCGCCCGCATCGTCGGCATCGACGTCGCCAGCGTGGTGCGCGTCACCTGGATCATCGGCGGCGCGCTGGCCTGCGTGGCCGGCGTGATGATCGGCATTCTGGTGCAGATCCGTCCGTTCATGGGTTTCGACATGTTGTTGCCGATGTTCGCAGCCGCCATTCTCGGCGGCATCGGCAGCATTCCCGGCGCCGTGCTCGGCGGCCTGATCATCGGGCTGGCCGAGGCCGGCGCGGTGCAATTGATCGGCGCCGAGTGGCGCGCCGCCGTCTCCTTTATCATCCTGATGGCGGTGCTGTTCGTGCGGCCGATCGGCCTGTTTGGTGTGAGGGAACGCTGA
- a CDS encoding branched-chain amino acid ABC transporter permease codes for MMDLLGYGAFFLTTALIFSLVTLGLNLQWGLTGLFNVGLAGFVAIGAYTSALLTTPDDAARLGGFGLPILVGWLGAMIVGGLAAALTGMATLRLRSDYLAITTFGVAVVVQLVALNAQKLTGGPFGIGFIPRPFGSLAETPLLFNLSNLAVVSAVTLIVYLALEHLSRSPWGRVLKALREDERAAISLGKSARFYRVQAFAVGGAIMALAGALQAHFTGFIAPDNYLPILTFQVWVMLIVGGSGSNLGAVVGSVLVWAIWAGSGTMTSILFPPEQQARAASLQIVAIGVMLCVILLLRPNGLFGDRPRRPWFGKRAAKSKAAS; via the coding sequence CTGATGGACCTGCTCGGCTACGGCGCATTCTTCCTGACCACCGCGCTGATCTTCTCGCTTGTGACGCTGGGGCTCAACCTGCAGTGGGGGCTGACCGGGTTGTTCAATGTCGGGCTGGCCGGCTTCGTCGCCATCGGCGCCTACACATCGGCGCTGCTGACCACGCCGGATGACGCGGCCCGGCTGGGCGGCTTTGGCTTGCCGATCCTTGTCGGCTGGCTTGGCGCGATGATCGTCGGCGGCCTCGCGGCGGCGCTCACCGGCATGGCAACGCTGCGCCTCAGGTCGGACTATCTGGCGATCACCACGTTCGGTGTCGCTGTCGTCGTGCAACTGGTGGCGCTCAACGCGCAGAAACTGACCGGTGGCCCCTTCGGCATCGGCTTCATTCCTCGGCCCTTCGGCAGCCTTGCGGAGACGCCGCTGCTGTTCAACCTGTCCAATCTCGCGGTGGTCTCGGCGGTGACGCTGATCGTCTATCTCGCCCTCGAACACCTGTCGCGCAGCCCATGGGGACGGGTCTTGAAGGCGCTGCGCGAAGATGAGCGGGCAGCGATTTCACTCGGCAAAAGCGCCCGCTTCTACCGTGTCCAGGCCTTTGCCGTCGGCGGCGCCATCATGGCGCTTGCCGGCGCCCTGCAGGCGCATTTCACCGGCTTCATCGCGCCCGACAATTATCTGCCGATCCTGACCTTCCAGGTCTGGGTGATGCTGATCGTCGGCGGCTCCGGCAGCAATCTCGGCGCTGTTGTTGGCAGCGTTCTTGTCTGGGCGATCTGGGCGGGGTCAGGCACCATGACCAGCATCCTGTTTCCGCCCGAGCAACAGGCGCGCGCGGCCTCGCTGCAGATCGTCGCCATCGGCGTCATGCTCTGTGTCATCCTGCTGCTGCGGCCGAACGGCCTGTTCGGCGACAGGCCAAGACGGCCTTGGTTTGGCAAGCGGGCAGCCAAGAGCAAAGCCGCATCATGA
- a CDS encoding FAD-binding oxidoreductase has translation MNAIARQQGDGPSLWHAVSRTRRDRPVLQGAIDVDLAIVGGGFSGLSTALHAVEKGLSVVVLEAEFIAWGATGRNAGFVVPNFAKMDPVDIFAHLGPERGDKLIDFAAGSADLVFDLIRRHGINCDALQSGWIQPAHSAAAFEKIKSRAEQWAERDRPAVTLDRQEIEALTGARGYVGGWMDGSGGVLNPVEYANGLAEAAESAGARIFEHTPVTSIDRTAHGWALKTAAGSVQAGKVLIATNAYGGPLFEALRRTYFPLKVFQIATAPLPREIRSRLLPGGQGVGDTRRNLFTFRFDADNRLISGGMHILGPGADTRVPQATWRRLAKHLDLPDLPPLAYAWSGMAAVEPDFLPRLVDLGPNMIAGFACNGRGIAMTTAMGKLLADWASGADPRDLPLPFAPPAPIPFHGLMRHAPNMLLGWSMLRDRLDEAR, from the coding sequence ATGAATGCCATTGCCCGACAGCAGGGTGATGGCCCGTCGCTGTGGCACGCCGTCAGCCGCACTCGCCGCGACCGGCCTGTGCTGCAAGGCGCAATCGATGTAGACCTAGCCATTGTCGGCGGCGGCTTTTCCGGCCTCTCGACCGCACTGCACGCCGTTGAAAAGGGACTGTCGGTCGTTGTCCTCGAGGCTGAGTTTATCGCCTGGGGCGCGACCGGCCGAAATGCCGGCTTCGTCGTGCCGAATTTCGCCAAGATGGACCCGGTTGATATCTTTGCCCATCTGGGGCCTGAGCGTGGCGACAAGCTGATCGATTTCGCCGCCGGCAGTGCCGATCTCGTCTTCGACCTGATCAGGCGGCATGGCATAAATTGCGACGCCTTGCAGAGCGGCTGGATCCAGCCGGCCCACTCCGCTGCCGCTTTCGAAAAGATCAAATCGCGGGCTGAGCAGTGGGCGGAGCGCGACCGGCCAGCCGTGACACTGGATCGCCAGGAAATCGAAGCGCTGACCGGCGCGCGCGGCTATGTTGGCGGCTGGATGGACGGCTCGGGCGGCGTGCTCAATCCGGTCGAGTACGCTAATGGCCTGGCCGAGGCAGCGGAGAGCGCGGGCGCCCGAATCTTCGAACACACACCTGTCACGTCGATTGATCGCACAGCCCATGGCTGGGCGCTGAAAACAGCTGCAGGCTCGGTGCAGGCCGGCAAGGTGCTGATCGCCACCAATGCCTATGGCGGGCCGCTCTTTGAGGCGCTGCGGCGAACCTACTTTCCGCTGAAGGTCTTCCAGATTGCGACCGCGCCGTTGCCGCGCGAGATACGCAGCCGCCTTTTGCCCGGCGGACAAGGCGTCGGCGACACAAGGCGTAACCTCTTCACCTTCCGCTTCGATGCCGACAACAGGCTGATCAGCGGCGGCATGCATATTCTGGGCCCCGGCGCCGACACGCGGGTGCCGCAGGCGACCTGGCGGCGGTTGGCGAAACATCTCGATCTGCCCGACCTGCCGCCGCTTGCCTATGCCTGGTCGGGGATGGCGGCCGTCGAGCCGGATTTCCTGCCACGCCTTGTCGATCTTGGACCAAACATGATCGCCGGCTTTGCCTGCAACGGCCGTGGCATCGCCATGACCACGGCGATGGGCAAGTTGTTGGCTGACTGGGCAAGCGGAGCCGATCCCCGCGATCTGCCGCTGCCCTTCGCGCCGCCAGCGCCGATCCCGTTTCACGGCCTGATGCGGCACGCTCCCAACATGCTGCTCGGCTGGAGCATGTTGCGCGACCGGCTGGACGAGGCCAGATAG